One segment of Micromonospora parathelypteridis DNA contains the following:
- a CDS encoding helix-turn-helix domain-containing protein: protein MGSADISPQMAFARFVRRAIDDARDERGWTVTDLAAHTGVGRSTVFRWLAGDWQDYPELAKVRGFCAALDLPVAAAFRALGLPDAGPVPRRRHDDGPVEADVRAILDRLADPTVSAEEKHHIRDLLRYLARRPIRRAG from the coding sequence ATGGGATCCGCCGACATATCACCGCAGATGGCCTTCGCCCGCTTCGTTCGGCGTGCCATCGACGACGCTCGCGACGAACGTGGCTGGACCGTGACCGATCTCGCCGCACACACGGGCGTGGGCCGCTCCACCGTGTTCCGCTGGCTGGCCGGTGACTGGCAGGACTATCCCGAGTTGGCCAAGGTGCGCGGCTTCTGCGCCGCACTGGACCTGCCGGTCGCTGCCGCGTTCCGCGCGCTCGGGCTGCCCGACGCCGGTCCGGTGCCCCGCCGACGCCACGACGACGGCCCGGTCGAGGCGGACGTCCGTGCCATCCTGGATCGGCTGGCCGACCCAACGGTCAGCGCCGAGGAGAAGCACCACATCCGCGACCTGCTCCGCTACCTGGCCCGCCGCCCCATCCGCCGCGCCGGCTGA